AATCCGGTCATAAAAATAGATTTTACCCAGGTCGAATACCGGGAACTGGGCTTGAAAAAGGCCTTGGATCAATATTTGCTCCGAACGGCGGAGCAGCACAAGATCATCTTGCAGGCGGAAACCTATGCAGGGAAATTCCTGGAACTGATCAAAACATTGGGCCAGAAATCAGGGACGGTTATCTTGATTGATGAGTATGACAAGCCCATTATTGATTATCTGGAGGCATCAAACATACAGCAGGCCGAAGAAAATCGGGAAATCCTGAAAACCTTTTACGCCGGGGTAAAGGGGCTGGATGAGCATATCCGTTTTCTTCTGCTCACCGGTGTTTCCAAGTTCAGCCGCGTTTCGATTTTCAGCGATCTCAATCACCTCAGAGACCTGAGTATTTCAGAAAGCGGTGCTGGCTTGCTCGGCTATACTGAGCAGGAAATTAGGGAAAATTATCGACCCTATATCAAGAAGCTGGCTGACTGCTTCGGCACCACGGAAGACAAGATCATGGAGCAGGTCAAGACCTGGTATAACGGTTACTCCTGGGACGGCAGAACCTTTGTTTATAATCCCTATTCAACCCTGAGCCTTCTCTCCTCAAGGGCCTTTAAAAACTTCTGGTTCGAAACCGGTACCCCGACCTTTCTGATCCAACATATCAAGGAATCCGGGGTAAAGATCAATGAATCGTTGAATAAACCAGTGAAAGAAAATGCCTTTAACGCCTATGATATTGATAATCTCAACACCACTGCTATTCTGTTTCAGACCGGTTATCTGACCGTCAAGCAATGGGACCGGCTGGAAAACACCTATGTGCTAGATTTCCCCAACCGGGAAGTGAAGGAGTCGTTCCTTGATTTTATGGTGAAAAACTACGCTGACAGCTCTGCCGAAGAGATGGGGCATATTGTCGCGGTGCTGACCGAGGCCTTGCGGATAAACGATATCCGGCGGTTTTTTGAGGCCATGCAGGCCCTGTTCAGCTCCATCACGGCAAAACAGCTGGAAAAAGTAAAGGCGTACGAAGGGTTTTATCATTCGATCATCTATATCACCCTGAAGATGCTCGGGGTTCGGATCGACTGCGAGGTACAGTCCAGCTTTGGGGCCACTGATGCGGTGATCAAGAACGAGGAGTATATTTACGTTATTGAATTCAAAATGGGAACCGCTGAGGAGGCCCTGCGCCAGATCAAAGAAAAACGATATTGCGCTCCGTTTGCCGCTGACGGGCGGGCGGTTATCATGGTTGGGATCGGGATTAATAAAGGGGTGCGGAACTTGACGGATTTTGTGACGGGGCCTGCGGATTGCCGATGATGCCCCCCGTCTCTGGTCAAGATGCTGATTGATCTGGGGGTGGAAGAGGACAGCATTTATATGGATGACTTCGGGGGATGATGAGGATTTTCTTGCTTACTGCCGGGTTTAGTTTTATTGTTATTCTTGTTGCTGCTTTGATTATTAATTTTAGTAAACGGCGGCAGCGTAAATCTCCGCATGAGTTGACTGGGATGTGTCATCGGAGTGGGGGGTGGTTTGTTCTTCTTGTGGGGAGGAGGAGCCAAATTCCCTGTGATCAATTACATTTAACAGCAGAAATATGAATAAAAAAACAACAGTACTGTTTATTATTGTCATTTTAGCAATATCTGGATGCGGAATGATCGCTGGAGGAATAGTAACATTAAACCTGCCATCATCAAAATATTCAAGAATAGATAAAGGAATTGATGAATATTATTCAACAATAAACGATATAGATGGCGTTGTTGTTAAAGACAAATTAGGTACTTACTACCATAAAAAAATAGATCGGAATTTATTCCTTAAGTTTGTAATGTTAAATGAAGACTTTACAGCACTAAGACACATATTATCTAGCTCATACGGGATAATGGAGCCCGTATATTCATATGATGAAAACGTTAATCTATACCTTAATTGGAAAGAAACTGAAAGAAGATACAAATATTTTACAAATGAATTGGGACTTAAACTTTCTCCATTAAATAATTCTATGGAATACCATAAATTAATCATAGCGTCAGCAAAAGACATGCTTGATATTCACAGGAAATCAGGAGGGTTTGCTATAGGATTTGCTTCATTTTCTGGGGAAAATGGCTTGTATAATCCAAAATATTTTGAAAAAATTATATCAAAAATAATTAAAAATGAGACTTATATTATAAGCAACACAAACACACCAGCATATTATTTTCAAGTCATAGATAATGATGGGGCTGAAAAAGCCCTACATAAGAGAACAAGCGCAGCTACATTTAATGCTATAGCAAATGACTTAATGCTACCTAATCATTATTCAATAAACTTTGTGCCGATTGATTATTTTATGCATCTAAGCAAAGGTGGCGGAAGTCGTTCGTACTCAGGATGCTCCTTTACCTCTAAGGAGGCAGAGACAAAACAAGCTGAATTCTTTACAGATTACACAGCGATACCTTACATTAGCGCAATAAATATGGTGATAAAAGAGAAAAATATGGCATACCAAAAAAAGTCCAAACAAAGGTATTTACATGAGTTAAATAAATATAAGAGCAGGCAGGGGCTAGCAGAAGAGGCATGCAAGATCGGATTCAAAGAAATAGGCCTCTCAGGTTTCATCGAGTCTCAAAGATTACAGGTTAACAAGTGAGAACCATTAAACTTTTATGCTATTTTTTTGTATTGTTTACTACTTTATTAAAATCTGGTTGCGCCAACACTCCAACGTATGGTGTACAAGACAACGATACAGAAAAACAAATAAATCGTATTAACAAAATAATAGATCTTCGCGAAACATCACATGATTACGATGCGTTAGAAAAGTATTTACTAGAAAATCTTGTTGCTTTTTCAGACGATAAATACGCAAAACCAAGAATATTATTTGAATTAGCTGACATATATAGTTATCAATTGTTAGATATAGAAAAGGCTATTAAGCTTGATGAAGAATTACTCAAACAAACAATAGAAGATATTGATACCAAAAAAGGATATGCTCCTACATATAAAGTAGCAAACGAAACTATACTAGGAGAAAATCCATACATCGAAAATTATGTAAAAATAAAAAAAGAAAACATAGTGAAAATTGTAAAAAAAAGACTATCTAAAAATAAAAAACTTCTCAAAGGAGATAGAACATTATCATATAAATACAGTCTATCAGATTTGAAAAGTCATATCTCGACAGTGAGAAATGACTTATCAAAGCAATCTATCAGTAACATCGATAGAAAAATGCTAATCTCAAGACTTATTAAGGCTGAATATGAAATAAAGAAACTTAGTCCAACATTCGAATATGATGCATATTCATACCTTATGAATGGAGGCTTATCAAACAAAGATGTCGACCTAAGAGAAATAGATTTCTTAAGTCTTTCTGATTATCTAATTGGTACATATAAACAAACTAATAATATAAATTTTGCAGAATCGGCATTAAATGTTATCTACCTCCCGTATAGCAACCTAAAAAAATCTGAATATAGATGGAGATATAACTCTATAGTAAATGAATACATTTCTATCTTAATAGATGCTAATTATGCTAAGAAAAACTATGAAGATATGCTTTACTATATCTCCCTTAATAAATCAAGAATGATTCTTGAAGAGCAGCTATCGATCAATGATAATGAAGATGGTTTTATAAAAAGCCTCTTTTTTAGTACAAAAGTAGAAAAAAAGAATAATCAAAATTACCCTACAAAACAATTCTTCAGACAGAAACTATCGAGTATTGATAACTACCTGGATTTCTATATTAACGGTACATATTCTAAGAAAAAGGTAACGTTCTCTAGCTTGGGGGGAGCATTTAAGAGTCAACGAACAATTCGGGATTTTAGCATAAAATCAAATGATGCGTACCGTGATGGATTTACAGAATCCTTTGCTCTCGCGACCTATATAAGGAGAGGAAAAATCTTTGCTGTTGAAAAGATTTCAGAAAAAAAACTTAAGAAATTAAAACAGCAAGTAAACTCTTCTCTGCGTGACATCGTCTCGCACAAA
This genomic interval from Candidatus Electrothrix rattekaaiensis contains the following:
- a CDS encoding CHAT domain-containing protein gives rise to the protein MRTIKLLCYFFVLFTTLLKSGCANTPTYGVQDNDTEKQINRINKIIDLRETSHDYDALEKYLLENLVAFSDDKYAKPRILFELADIYSYQLLDIEKAIKLDEELLKQTIEDIDTKKGYAPTYKVANETILGENPYIENYVKIKKENIVKIVKKRLSKNKKLLKGDRTLSYKYSLSDLKSHISTVRNDLSKQSISNIDRKMLISRLIKAEYEIKKLSPTFEYDAYSYLMNGGLSNKDVDLREIDFLSLSDYLIGTYKQTNNINFAESALNVIYLPYSNLKKSEYRWRYNSIVNEYISILIDANYAKKNYEDMLYYISLNKSRMILEEQLSINDNEDGFIKSLFFSTKVEKKNNQNYPTKQFFRQKLSSIDNYLDFYINGTYSKKKVTFSSLGGAFKSQRTIRDFSIKSNDAYRDGFTESFALATYIRRGKIFAVEKISEKKLKKLKQQVNSSLRDIVSHKKDVQPSPILRELSYNFSLPSFTKVSPDKWLARHPLTFHLNTNVVRSVNIIMNSEDTYVNDINVLGFFNPTLDLTGAEEEAEAIQEHIPNAQLFMRENATLNRLNTEKNFNIIHLSMHGKFNAQQPQFSKLFFAGSKPGEATNDPNALYARDMNNLPSLRNKKLIFAAACETGIISADKNNESELMGILRPLTASHNKNIILSLWKVDDEATKDFVSVFYSQLEKKHNILESFIFSQNKIRSAYPHPYYWAAFYLSQSN
- a CDS encoding AAA family ATPase, whose protein sequence is MKKLGLGIQALSEFKDNNFIYVDKTEHIHRLIDDGKYYFLSRPRRFGKSLLINTLKELFEGNRRVFHGCWIEERWHWQQKNPVIKIDFTQVEYRELGLKKALDQYLLRTAEQHKIILQAETYAGKFLELIKTLGQKSGTVILIDEYDKPIIDYLEASNIQQAEENREILKTFYAGVKGLDEHIRFLLLTGVSKFSRVSIFSDLNHLRDLSISESGAGLLGYTEQEIRENYRPYIKKLADCFGTTEDKIMEQVKTWYNGYSWDGRTFVYNPYSTLSLLSSRAFKNFWFETGTPTFLIQHIKESGVKINESLNKPVKENAFNAYDIDNLNTTAILFQTGYLTVKQWDRLENTYVLDFPNREVKESFLDFMVKNYADSSAEEMGHIVAVLTEALRINDIRRFFEAMQALFSSITAKQLEKVKAYEGFYHSIIYITLKMLGVRIDCEVQSSFGATDAVIKNEEYIYVIEFKMGTAEEALRQIKEKRYCAPFAADGRAVIMVGIGINKGVRNLTDFVTGPADCR